A stretch of DNA from Candidatus Cetobacterium colombiensis:
AAAAAATCTATAAAAACATGTTGTTTATATTTTATTCCAATACTAACTCCTAACATTCCAACGTAAGTAAATAATAAAATTGCCAGCTCTTCACTCCAAACAAGAGGAGAATCAAAAATCTGTCTAAAGACAATTTGAGCCACAAGTATTACAAACATCATTATAAATAAAGTTGCACCAATAATCTCCTCTATATTATCAAATACCTTTTTTATATTCATATTCAACTCCTATACTCTAAATAACTATCTTATTGAAATTATTTCTTCTAAACCTGCTTTACCTGTTTTTCCATTATTTTTTACATACACTTCGTAAAATGGTTGCATTGCAGTTCTAAATGGATCTAAATTAGGTTCTGTTATTGTCACACCTTGCTCTTTAAAGAAGCCTATTAAATTACTTTCTTCATCTGTAAATAATTTTGTATGATATTGAGCAGCTAATTCAGATTCTTGCTTTACTAGTTCTTGTAAATTTTTAGGTAATTTCTTCATGCTCGAGTTACTTATTAAATATAGTTGATCATTTAGTATATGATTTGTCATTGCTAAGTATTTTTGTACTTCATAAAATTTTTGAGCTCTAATTGCTGACAATGGATTTTCTTGTCCATCTACTGAATTTGTCTGTAAAGCTAAATATACTTCTGAAAATGCCATTGGAGTTGGTGATGCCCCTGTATTTTTAGCATACTCTAAATTTGCATCAGCTTTAGGAACTCTTAATTTTAAACCTTTCATATCTTCGATTGAGTTTATTGGCTTATTTGTCGTCGTTTGTCTTGTTCCATTATATGCCTGAGATAAAATCTCAATATTTAAATTATTATTAATTTTTTGTTGTAAATTTTTTCCAAATTCAGTGTCAAAAGTTGCTTTTTTCATATGGTTAAAGTCCTGAATTACATATGGTAATGAATATACTTGTGCCTCTGGAAAAAATATGTTAAATCTTCCAATTTCAGCAAATCCCATATCTAATACACCTGCAGATAGTTGCTCTAACATTGATCTATCATCTCCAAGTTGAGCTCCTGGATAAAGTTCTACTATTATTTGACCATTAGATTTTTCTTTTAAATTATTTGCTAAATATTCTGCTGCTTTGTATTCATTTGAACTTGTATTAGCAACTAATCCCATTTTTAACTTATAAACTTTTTTCATTTGCTCCAAATGCTACCATTCCAAATACTAACGTTAACCCTGCTACTTTTAACACTCTTTTCATTTAACTTCCTCCCTCAAAATCTATTTTTGATTTTTTTATATATTAATTATCTCAATACTAATCTAAACTTTCCTTGAATAAAATATCTATCTTAGTTTGATATTCTTGAGATTTTTTTAAATCCATCTTATATAATAGTTCAAAAATTTTCTTTCCTGCAGTATATCCTTGATTATAAAAATCTTCTGATACAGTTGCTATAACTTTGTTATTTTTTATTAGACCCCGTATTTTTTCATTAAATCCATTTGTTACGAATTTATAATTATCTTTTTTTATTTCCCCTAAATATTCGATGATTTCTGGAGCATATCTATTTAAATAAACTCCTTCAATATCTTCCAAAAGATAATCTGTTACTTTATTTTTATTATTTAATAAATTTTCAATATTAATTGGTCCTATCATTGACCTATCTAACTCATTTAATTTATCACAAAATCCCTTTAAATATTTTTTAGATGATATTAAATCGTCTCCTGCATCTATTACTAATATTTTTTTATTTTTATTAACAACATTTGCTAAAATATCTCCAGCTATTCTTCCTGATTTTTCATATTTTGAATCTATATAAACCCCACTATCAAAAAGTTGCCTTCCTATTGAAACAATTTTTATTTCATCTTTTATTGGTTGCAAAATTTTTATTACCTTTTCTTTGTCTAAAGGTGTTATTATTAAACCATGAATTTTTTTTTCTAAAGTTTTATTTAAAAGTTTTATTTGTTCAGCACTATCATTTATATCTGTTTCCAATATTTTTATTTTAATACCATAAGCTTTTACTTCTTCTTGTAAATCCTTTAAACCATTTTTGATATTTTTTAAATAATCTTCATTCATTGATTTTACTAATATTGCTGTTATCAATTTTTTTTCTTTTATAGCTAAAGAGCTTCCCAAATAATTTTTTTCATACCCCATCTCTTCTGCTAACTTTAAAATCTTTTCTTTTGTTTCACTTTTTATATTTTTACTCCCATTTAAAGCTCTTGCTACAGTTGTTCTTGTTATTCCCAACTTTTTTGCTAATTCCGCTTGAGTAACCACAATTCACCTTCCTTTGTTCTCGTGAACATGTTCGTTAATAATTTAATATAACATTTTTTGGTATTTGTCAAATATTTTTTTTAATTATTCTTGTAAAAAATTGTAAAAGCATTTATAATATTATGATTAAACAACATTTATGAGAGGAGTATTCTATGAAAATTATTAGTAAAAATAAGCCAAAAGGTACAGAATATAATGAACTAAAAAATTTAAAAAAAGCAAAAAGAATTGTTAAAACTAAGGAAGATAGAAGAAGAGCTGAAAACAAAAGAGTTAATGCTGAAGCTAGAAAAGAAAGAAGACTAGAAAATGAATTCTATGATAGAGTTAAAGAGGTTGAAATCCTTGGATTTAATAAAGGTATGTTAATTGTACGTATTGGAGAAGATACTGAAAAAAGAAGTCTTACTTATGGTAGAAGAAGTATTGATTTAAAAGAAAACCTAAGCTTAATTGGTAACTTCCAATTAAAACTTTTTGGTGAGATGGTTGAATTAAAGAACTTAAAAAACTTTACTCAAATGAAAGATCAAATTGCTTGGGCAATTTCAGAAGACTTATAAAAAAACAGGATGCTAAATCCTGTTTTTTTGTTATATTTGTATCAAAAAATTATACACACCATCTTCGTCATTTGTTAAAGTTGTATAATTAGCTATCTTTTTTAATTCCTCTTCCGCATTCCCCATAGCGACACCATATTTAACCATTTCAATCATCTCTTTATCATTATTTGCATCTCCAAATGCAACACAAGTGTCCATTGATAATCCTTTTTCTTTTAATATTTTTTCTAAAGTCTTTCCTTTATTTACTTTTTTATTTAAAATTTCCAAATATCTTTCCTGAGAATAAGTTAAATGAACTGTGTCTTGAAGTTTTTCTTTTATTTGTTTTTCAATCTCTTCTAAATTTTTTCTCTCATCAATAAATAGTGCTTTAGTCATTAATAAACTTAAAAATGTAGAAAAATTTTTTTCTATTGGTTCTATTTTTATATTATTTTTATAATATGTTGACTGCCAATTTTTTTTATCTTCTACAAACCATTCTTCATCCTGATATAAATTTAAATGAGTATTATTTTTCTTAAAAATATCTATTAATATTTTTACTATTTCTTCTGAAAGAGGTTCTTCATATAAAATACTATCATCTTTTGAATCTACAACTTTAGCACCATTATAACAAATAGAAACAACTGGTATTTCTAGTTTTTTTATTACATCCTTAGTTGCAGAATATGATCTTCCAGTAACTATTAAAATTTCTACTCCTTTTTTATAAAGTTCATTTAAAATAATTTTATTTTTTTCACTTAATTCTTTTTTTGAGTTTAATAAGGTTCCATCTAAATCTAAAGCTATTGATTTTATTATCATAATATTACCCCCTTTAAGTTTTATATATTATATCAAAAAATGAGGAGAAATTCTCCTCATTATCGATTAATATTCTATATTTTCTAAAATATGATTTCCATTTGGATTAAATTTAAATCCTTTTATTGAGTTATTTAATCCAATATTATAAGTTTTATATACTATTGGTATTATTGGATTTTCTTCTCCTACTATTTTTTGTATTTCTTCATATTTTTTTAATCTATTTTCTTTTAATGTCTCTTTTCTTGCTTCATCTAATAAAATATTTACTTTTTCATTATTATAAAAACTCCTATTTCCAACTCCTCCTCTAGAGTTATTATGTAATAATGGATAATATCCATAATCCGCATCTCCAGTACTTGTATACCATAATCCTATTAATGCATTATGTTTTCCTTGAGCTGTTAATTGTAAAAATGATGAAAGTTCTAAAGTTTGAATATTTACTTCTATTCCTATTTCTTTTAAATTAGCCTGTATTATTTGAGCCATTTGATATTTACTTGTATCTTCATATATCCATAAATCTATATTTATTGGTTTTTTATAATTTTTCATTATTTCTTTTGCTTTATCTAAATTATATTCAATTCCATCTATCTCCAAATAACCAAATGTATTTGGTGTTATTATAGAATTGGCCACTTGTGATGTATTTTCAAAAATAACTTCATTTATTGACTTCTTATCAATTGCATATGCTATTGCTTTTCTTAAATTTTTATCATTCAATGGAGCTTTTTCTGTATTTATAGATAAAAAATCTGTTCCATAAGACAATTCATTTATTATTCTTAACTCTTTTGATTCTTTAAAAGCTTTTACATCAATTGAAGCTATATCATATGCTATTTGAATCTCATTTGTTTCTAATGCTATATATCTATTTGGAGCCTCTGGAATAGTTACAAATTCCAATTTATCTACTTTTGGATTTCCTTTAAAATATTTTTTATTTTTTTCTAAGATTACTTTTTCTCCTGTTCCCCAATCTAAAAGTTTGAATGCTCCTGTTCCTACTAATTTTCCTCTATTATCTTCCTTCACAATAGCTAAAGAGGAATGACTTAAATTATGAACTAATATATCTGGATTCGTTTTACAATATATTTTTAGTTTATGTTTATCTAAAATTTCTATTTTTTCAACTGGATCAACTAATATTTTTGTAACAGGTATTTGCTTATTTCTTTCTAAACTTTTCCTTACAATTTCAGCTGTTAATTCTTCTCCATCTTGAAAAAAAATATTTTTTTTCAATTCAATTACAATTATATTACCATCATAAGAAACTTTATCTGCTAGTTCTCCCACCACTTCATTTTTATCACTTAAAATAAATAGGTTATTATAAATTTGTTTTGTTATTGCTAAGGTTGAACTATCGGTATGTCTATGTGGGTCATAAGATCTTCCACTATAACCTAATCCTATCCTTACAATTTTTTCTGTTGCAGAAAAAACTGTAATAACCATCAAAAAAAATATCGTTAATAATTTTATAAATTTTTTCATTTCGTCCCCCTATAAATTTATGTTATACTTTTATTAGTATGACACAAAACTTTTTTTTTTACAAAATAATATTACCAATTGTATTAATACACTTTAGGAGGAGAAATGAATATTCTTTTTAAAGACTTCAAAATTGAAAATAATAAGTATGTCTATATGCCTTTATATATTTTTTTAAAAAATAAAATTGAAAAAAAAGAGCTTTCTTATAAATTACCACCTATTAGAAAAGTTTCTAAATTTTTAAATATAAGTTCTAATACCGTAGCTAAAGCATATCTTGAATTAGAAAAAATTAACTATGTTAAATCGATTAAAGGAAGTGGTTTTTTTATAAAACAAATTTTTCTTTCAAAAAATATTAGTTCTAATTTTAATTTAGAAAATGATGATAACTTTAATTCTATTCAGAATTTAAAAATAGATTTTATTAATTCTACACCTAATTTTAGTTTTTTACCTGTTAAAGATATTAAATATGCAATTAATCATATTTTAGATCGAGATCAAGAAATGGCTTTAATAAATGAGGGACCTTTGGGAGGAATTGAACTTAGAAAATCTATATTACATTCTTTAGATTCATTAAAAATATCAGCTCAAGTTGAAAATATTCATATTTTATCTGGAGCTCAACAAGGAATCGATTTAATTTCAAAAACTTTAGCATTTCCCAAAGATAATATCCTTATTGAAAATCCAACATATTTAGGCGCTCTTAATTCTTTTAAGAATCAAAATTTAACAATTTGTACTATAGATTTAGAAAATGATGGATTAAATATTTTAAAGCTTGAACAATTTCTATTAAAAAATAAAATAAAATTTATTTATTTAATGACAAATTTTCAAACTCCAACTGGTATTAATTTATCTGATTTAAAAAAAGAAAAACTTATTGAACTATCTGAAAAATTTGATTTTTATATTATTGAAGATGATTCTGCATCTGATTTATATTATTCAGATTATATTCCTTTACCATTAAAATCTTTAGATAAATATGACCGTGTTATATATATTAAAAGTTTTTCAAAAATATTTATGCCTGGATTTAGATTGGGTTTTATAATCGTTCCTAATAAACTTTTAACTTCTTTTTTAAATAAGAAAATTTTATCCGAATCTAATACATCTACTCTATATCAAAAATCTTTTGCTTTACTCCTTGAATCAGGATTAATTGAAAAACATATTAGTCTTTGTCGAAAAAATTTTAAAGATATTCAAAATACTATAATTACAGAGCTTAGGAAAATACCAAATATTCATTTTTCCATTCCAAGTGGAGGATGTTCATTATGGATAAAACTTCCTAATAATATTTCTTCCGTTAGTATTTTTAATAAACTTTTAAAAGATGGCGTTGGTATTGTTCCAGGTGATACATATGGTTTTGACAATCATATAAAACTAAATTTTTCAAGAATAACAAAATCTGATGCTATTTTAGGAATTCAACTTTTAAAAAATACAATTAAATTCTTTGAAAATTTAGAAATATCATAGATGTAAAAATGGAGCGAACATTTAGTTCACTCCATTTTTTAAATTTTTATATAATTCTAATGCATAATGTGTTTTAAAATCATTAGTTATTTTTTTTATTTCATTTATTGGATACCAATAGCTTTCTAAATCTTCACCTTCATCTAATTCTTTCTCATATACTATTTCATTTTGTGATTTTAACTTTATTATATACACATATAATTCTTCTGATGTATAACCAGGTGATAAAACTAATGGCACTGAAGGTTTATATAAAATATTGAAACTATCTATTTTATATCCTGTTTCTTCTCTTACTTCTCTTTTTAATGTTTCGTCTGATTCTTCATTATTTTCTATTATACCTGCTGGTATTTCTAATAATTTTTTTGAAACTCCAGGTCTATATTGTTCCACTAACAATACTTTGTCTTCTTCATAATTTAAAATTAGTGCAGCTATAGCATTAGGCTTATCTAAAAACTCTAATTTAATATTTCTAGTTGGATGTTCTTCTATTTTTACTTTTAAAAATTTTAAATCATCTAATTTCATAAAATATTACTCTCCTATTATTCTTGTAAATTCTTTTGGAGTAGGTGACACGAAACTCATTACTTCATTTGTTACTGGATGCTTAATTTTTAAAGTATGTGCGTGTAATCCTAATCTCTTTAAAATATTTGTTTGAGCTCCATATTTTTTATCTCCTACTACTGGATGTCCTATGTCGCTCATATGAACTCTAATTTGATTTTTTCTTCCTGTTTCTAATGCGGCTTTTAAGTAAGTAAATTTTCCTTTTGTCTTTACTACTTTATAGTTTGTTATTGCTAACTTTCCACCATTTTTATCATCTTTTACAGAATATGTTGTAAATACTTTATTTTCTTTTAAATACGATTTAATTTGCCCTACTTTTTCTTTAACTATTCCTTCAACTATAACTGAGTATTCTCTTTCTAAAACCAAATCATTCCAATTTTCTTGTAATTGCTCTTTCACTTTTTCAGATTTTGCAAAAATCATAACTCCTGACGTATCTTTATCTAATCTATGAACAATAAATATTCTCTCTTTTTTATCTTTTGACTTCATATAATCCATTAAAAGTTTATATGCTGTTCTCTCATTACTTTTTTTCTCGGTTGATATTGATAATAAACCATTTTCTTTTTCGATAACAACAATATCTTTGTCTTCAAATAATATTTTTATTCCTTTAGGAGTTTGGTCATTTCTATTTTTATTCCAATTTATAGAAACTTCATCACCGGGATTTAATACTAAATTAAATTGTCTTTCTATTTTTCCGTTTACTAAAATTTGTTCTTTTGATAAAAGTGTTTTTATGTTATTTTTACTTTGTTTTGTTAAATTTTCAACTAAAAATTTCATCAATTCATTTCTTTCACTTACTTTAAACTTCATTAAAATACCTCTTTTTTATCTTTATTATAACATAGGTTTAATTTTATTGCGACAATTTGTCGTGTTTTAATTTTATTGCGACAATTTGTCGTGTTTTAATTTTATTGCGACAATTTGTCGTGTTTTAATTTTNNNNNNNNNNNNNNNNNNNNNNNNNNNNNNNNNNNNNNNNNNNNNNNNNNNNNNNNNNNNNNNNNNNNNNNNNNNNNNNNNNNNNNNNNNNNNNNNNNNNAGGTTTAATTTTATTGCGACAATTTGTCGNNNNNNNNNNNNNNNNNNNNNNNNNNNNNNNNNNNNNNNNNNNNNNNNNNNNNNNNNNNNNNNNNNNNNNNNNNNNNNNNNNNNNNNNNNNNNNNNNNNNTGTTTTAATTTTATTGCGACAATTTGTCGTGTTTTAATTTTATTGCGACAATTTGTCGTGTTTTAATTTTATTGCGACAATTTGTCGTGTTTTAATTTTATTGCGACAATTTGTCGTGTTTTAATTTTTTTATCCATATTTTATGGATAAAAAAATTGATTATTTTCCCTTTTTAAATTATACTATAATTATTAAAAAAGGAGGTGAATAGCGTTACTTAAACTTAGTGACGTTTTATAATGGGGAAAATAATAACTATAAAAAATAATAAAGGTGGCGTTGGAAAATCTACTTTATCAAAAAACATCGCTCACGGTCTTGCTATGCTTGATTTTAAAACAGCTTTAATTACTTCAGATGCACAAAATGATAGTTTAATTCTTTTAGGTGGATGGTTCGAAGGTGGAAAAGGCTTCAAATCATTCGTTCAAAGTGGTGAGGAAATAAAAATAAAAATTAGGGAAAATTTAGATTACTTCCCTGTTGAAACAGATATTTTTGGAATTAATTTAAAAAATAAAATAAAAAAAACTTTTGAACTTTTAAAAGAACAATATGATTTTATAATTGTTGACTGTGCTCCTGTTTTCAACATTTTAAATGATGTTATTCTAGAAATTACTGATGAAATAATTGTTCCTATTAAACTAGATAAATTAAGTACTGCCGGTATAACTAGATTAATCGAAAAAGCTGAGGGAAATAAAATTACTCAAATAGTGCCTAACTTATATAGAAATACTAAAATCTCTCGTGAATATTTTAAAAGTTTATCAGAATTTTTTAATAATACAGGAGTAACATTAGCTCATCCAATTCCTGAAAGTGTTGTTGAAGAACAACTTTCTGAAAAAGGAAAAACTATTTGGGAAACTCAAGCTAAAAGAGCTGAAGAACTTCAAAACTTATACGGAGATATTATTGGAGGAATTATAAATGACTAGTAAAAAACTAAGTGTCTTAGATCGTTTGAAACAAGATTCTTTCAAGAAAAAAGAATCTATTCCTAAAGAAAGTATTTCTTCAAAAGAATTTGAAATAACTGTTGTTGAAAAAGACTTTATATTAGAAAATGATATAATATTTAATTACGACGATATTCATGACTTAGAAATGAAAAAAGATTTACTCAATTATGAAACTCGTTTAAATATTGCAAAAAATAATTATCACACAAAAGCTGGTGAAATTTTATTTGAAGCTAATGAAAAATATGCAAATAATAAAAATGGAACTTTTGGTATTTGGTTAGATTATATGAAAATTGGAAAAAAAAGTGCTGAGCGTCTTGTCAATCGTTTTAAATTTATTAACAACAATTGTTTAACTTTAGAAGAGAAAACATACTTTGAAACACTTCCATTATCTCTTACTTATGAAATCTCTTCGCCTAATGCAAATGAAGAACTTATAAATGCTGTTATGAACAAACAAATTAAAACAAGAAAAGAATACATAACTTTAAAAAATACTTTAAAAAATAACATTTCTAAAAATTCTAATTTAGGATCTATTGAAAAACTATTTAATAAATTAAATTTAAATATTTCCAATTTAATTGAAACTAAAATAGAGTCTTCTTCTTTAGATTCTAATAAAGCTAAAAGTGTATATGAAAGAATAGAATTACTTAATAAGGAAATTAAAACTTTATTAAATGAAATTGAAAAATTAGATTAATATTATAAAAGGAGACATATTATATGAATTTATTTAATTACTCAGATTTTTATTATGTAATAGAACATAATAATGAATTTTTTGAATTTGAAATAGAAGATGAATTTCTTGATTCTATCTCAGAAGAACTAGACTTAGAGCAATTTGATATTTTAAGGATGGTTGAAATTTCTGAAGGGAATTTTGAAATCTTAATAAAAACACCTTCTAATGAAGAAAAGATATATAAATATGAATTATCTTCAGAAAGAAGAAACTATATTCTTTCTGTTACAGA
This window harbors:
- a CDS encoding ABC transporter substrate-binding protein — encoded protein: MKKFIKLLTIFFLMVITVFSATEKIVRIGLGYSGRSYDPHRHTDSSTLAITKQIYNNLFILSDKNEVVGELADKVSYDGNIIVIELKKNIFFQDGEELTAEIVRKSLERNKQIPVTKILVDPVEKIEILDKHKLKIYCKTNPDILVHNLSHSSLAIVKEDNRGKLVGTGAFKLLDWGTGEKVILEKNKKYFKGNPKVDKLEFVTIPEAPNRYIALETNEIQIAYDIASIDVKAFKESKELRIINELSYGTDFLSINTEKAPLNDKNLRKAIAYAIDKKSINEVIFENTSQVANSIITPNTFGYLEIDGIEYNLDKAKEIMKNYKKPINIDLWIYEDTSKYQMAQIIQANLKEIGIEVNIQTLELSSFLQLTAQGKHNALIGLWYTSTGDADYGYYPLLHNNSRGGVGNRSFYNNEKVNILLDEARKETLKENRLKKYEEIQKIVGEENPIIPIVYKTYNIGLNNSIKGFKFNPNGNHILENIEY
- a CDS encoding LacI family DNA-binding transcriptional regulator, coding for MVTQAELAKKLGITRTTVARALNGSKNIKSETKEKILKLAEEMGYEKNYLGSSLAIKEKKLITAILVKSMNEDYLKNIKNGLKDLQEEVKAYGIKIKILETDINDSAEQIKLLNKTLEKKIHGLIITPLDKEKVIKILQPIKDEIKIVSIGRQLFDSGVYIDSKYEKSGRIAGDILANVVNKNKKILVIDAGDDLISSKKYLKGFCDKLNELDRSMIGPINIENLLNNKNKVTDYLLEDIEGVYLNRYAPEIIEYLGEIKKDNYKFVTNGFNEKIRGLIKNNKVIATVSEDFYNQGYTAGKKIFELLYKMDLKKSQEYQTKIDILFKESLD
- a CDS encoding Cof-type HAD-IIB family hydrolase; the protein is MIIKSIALDLDGTLLNSKKELSEKNKIILNELYKKGVEILIVTGRSYSATKDVIKKLEIPVVSICYNGAKVVDSKDDSILYEEPLSEEIVKILIDIFKKNNTHLNLYQDEEWFVEDKKNWQSTYYKNNIKIEPIEKNFSTFLSLLMTKALFIDERKNLEEIEKQIKEKLQDTVHLTYSQERYLEILNKKVNKGKTLEKILKEKGLSMDTCVAFGDANNDKEMIEMVKYGVAMGNAEEELKKIANYTTLTNDEDGVYNFLIQI
- a CDS encoding RluA family pseudouridine synthase — translated: MKFKVSERNELMKFLVENLTKQSKNNIKTLLSKEQILVNGKIERQFNLVLNPGDEVSINWNKNRNDQTPKGIKILFEDKDIVVIEKENGLLSISTEKKSNERTAYKLLMDYMKSKDKKERIFIVHRLDKDTSGVMIFAKSEKVKEQLQENWNDLVLEREYSVIVEGIVKEKVGQIKSYLKENKVFTTYSVKDDKNGGKLAITNYKVVKTKGKFTYLKAALETGRKNQIRVHMSDIGHPVVGDKKYGAQTNILKRLGLHAHTLKIKHPVTNEVMSFVSPTPKEFTRIIGE
- a CDS encoding aminotransferase-like domain-containing protein, producing the protein MNILFKDFKIENNKYVYMPLYIFLKNKIEKKELSYKLPPIRKVSKFLNISSNTVAKAYLELEKINYVKSIKGSGFFIKQIFLSKNISSNFNLENDDNFNSIQNLKIDFINSTPNFSFLPVKDIKYAINHILDRDQEMALINEGPLGGIELRKSILHSLDSLKISAQVENIHILSGAQQGIDLISKTLAFPKDNILIENPTYLGALNSFKNQNLTICTIDLENDGLNILKLEQFLLKNKIKFIYLMTNFQTPTGINLSDLKKEKLIELSEKFDFYIIEDDSASDLYYSDYIPLPLKSLDKYDRVIYIKSFSKIFMPGFRLGFIIVPNKLLTSFLNKKILSESNTSTLYQKSFALLLESGLIEKHISLCRKNFKDIQNTIITELRKIPNIHFSIPSGGCSLWIKLPNNISSVSIFNKLLKDGVGIVPGDTYGFDNHIKLNFSRITKSDAILGIQLLKNTIKFFENLEIS
- a CDS encoding ParA family protein; its protein translation is MGKIITIKNNKGGVGKSTLSKNIAHGLAMLDFKTALITSDAQNDSLILLGGWFEGGKGFKSFVQSGEEIKIKIRENLDYFPVETDIFGINLKNKIKKTFELLKEQYDFIIVDCAPVFNILNDVILEITDEIIVPIKLDKLSTAGITRLIEKAEGNKITQIVPNLYRNTKISREYFKSLSEFFNNTGVTLAHPIPESVVEEQLSEKGKTIWETQAKRAEELQNLYGDIIGGIIND
- a CDS encoding NUDIX hydrolase, producing the protein MKLDDLKFLKVKIEEHPTRNIKLEFLDKPNAIAALILNYEEDKVLLVEQYRPGVSKKLLEIPAGIIENNEESDETLKREVREETGYKIDSFNILYKPSVPLVLSPGYTSEELYVYIIKLKSQNEIVYEKELDEGEDLESYWYPINEIKKITNDFKTHYALELYKNLKNGVN